Proteins from a single region of Chryseobacterium scophthalmum:
- a CDS encoding DUF2461 domain-containing protein, with protein sequence MASQISSKVFDFLKLIDKNNNREWFNDNKNLFLEAQSDFQDFTEELISEMGKFDETILKLDAKKSLLRIYRDTRFSKDKTPYKNYFGASLGMGKINTKAGFYLHVQPGKSFLGSGIYLPDSPVLKEIRKEISLFKDDFLKAIDDKDFKKYYGGLDQEHKLKNVPQGFEKEDPMGEFLKLKSFIGVHNITNKDLSDKNAVKNISKIFEAAKPLNDFLDTSISNLKN encoded by the coding sequence ATGGCATCTCAGATTTCATCCAAAGTATTTGATTTTTTAAAACTTATTGATAAAAACAACAACCGAGAATGGTTTAATGATAATAAAAATCTTTTTCTTGAAGCACAATCAGATTTTCAGGATTTCACTGAAGAGCTGATTAGCGAAATGGGAAAGTTTGATGAAACTATTTTAAAACTCGATGCCAAAAAATCTTTGCTCAGAATCTACCGAGACACCAGATTTTCAAAAGATAAAACACCTTACAAAAACTATTTCGGAGCCTCACTTGGAATGGGAAAAATAAATACAAAAGCAGGATTTTATCTTCATGTACAACCCGGGAAATCTTTTTTAGGAAGCGGAATTTATTTACCAGACTCACCTGTTTTAAAAGAAATCAGAAAAGAAATCTCTCTTTTTAAAGATGATTTCCTGAAAGCAATCGATGATAAAGATTTCAAAAAATATTACGGCGGACTCGATCAGGAACACAAACTCAAGAACGTTCCGCAAGGCTTTGAAAAAGAAGATCCGATGGGAGAATTTTTAAAATTAAAAAGTTTCATTGGAGTTCACAACATCACCAACAAAGATCTTTCTGATAAAAATGCCGTAAAAAACATTTCAAAAATATTTGAAGCAGCAAAACCTTTGAATGATTTTCTAGATACCTCAATTTCAAATCTTAAAAATTAA
- a CDS encoding DEAD/DEAH box helicase — protein sequence MNLFTETNLSPDILKAIGELGYESPTEIQKQTIPFILSDIRDLIALAQTGTGKTAAFSLPILDMIDDTSRKIQFLVLCPTRELCLQITKDIKNYSKYMQNIKTTAVYGGSSIMDQIRSLKEKPQIIVGTPGRVIDLINRKALDFSAIHWLVLDEADEMLSMGFKDELETIMKETPETKQTFLFSATMSKEVERISKNYLTKPHRISVGSINEVKKNIKHEYYVAGYRQKKEALKRLIDSNPNQYSIIFCRTRMETQEVADFLMQNGYAADALHGDLSQAQRDTVMKKFRLKNIDILVATDVAARGLDVDSLTHVVHYSLPDDPEVFVHRSGRTGRAGKDGISISLIKPEESRKLKQIKSVTKIEIVEARIPTGEDIVKAQVAGVFENLLEVHEDFFEFDDSLIPDLSEFTKEQLVHKLLQFQLKDLALYYKDRHDLLEQKMSSRDDDRGGRDRDRGRDRDRGRDRDRGPRGDRDGRSERGRGDRGGKPRQRDENMTRFFFNLGKKDQLKKLDVLEIINKATSSKGNKRAEIGNIEILEKFSFFEIEKSYKNELLGNIQSMKFKGKDMRAEEAN from the coding sequence ATGAATTTATTTACGGAGACCAATTTAAGTCCTGATATCCTTAAGGCCATTGGCGAACTGGGTTACGAAAGCCCGACAGAAATCCAAAAACAGACTATCCCTTTCATTCTTTCAGATATTCGCGATCTAATCGCACTTGCGCAGACAGGGACAGGCAAAACAGCAGCGTTTTCGCTTCCGATTTTGGATATGATTGACGATACGAGTCGCAAAATCCAATTTTTGGTGCTTTGTCCGACACGAGAATTATGTCTTCAGATTACAAAAGACATCAAAAATTATTCAAAGTACATGCAGAACATCAAAACTACAGCAGTTTACGGTGGAAGCAGTATTATGGATCAGATTCGTTCTTTAAAGGAAAAGCCACAAATTATTGTAGGAACTCCTGGAAGAGTAATCGATTTGATTAACAGAAAAGCATTAGACTTTTCAGCAATTCACTGGTTGGTTTTAGACGAAGCAGATGAAATGCTTTCAATGGGTTTCAAAGACGAGTTAGAAACCATTATGAAAGAAACTCCTGAAACAAAACAAACTTTCTTGTTTTCGGCAACAATGAGCAAAGAAGTGGAGCGTATTTCAAAAAATTATTTGACAAAACCTCACCGTATTTCTGTGGGTTCTATTAACGAAGTTAAAAAGAACATTAAGCACGAATATTATGTGGCTGGTTACCGTCAGAAAAAAGAGGCTTTGAAGAGATTGATCGATTCAAACCCAAACCAATACTCAATTATTTTCTGTAGAACAAGAATGGAAACTCAGGAAGTTGCCGATTTCTTGATGCAGAATGGATATGCAGCAGATGCTCTTCATGGTGATCTTTCTCAAGCGCAGAGAGATACGGTAATGAAGAAATTCAGACTGAAAAATATCGATATTTTGGTGGCGACTGATGTTGCAGCTAGAGGATTGGATGTAGATTCTTTAACTCACGTTGTACATTATTCTTTACCAGATGATCCTGAAGTATTCGTTCACAGAAGTGGTAGAACGGGTAGAGCAGGAAAAGACGGTATCTCTATTTCTTTAATTAAACCTGAAGAAAGCAGAAAACTGAAGCAGATTAAATCTGTTACAAAGATTGAGATCGTTGAAGCTAGAATTCCTACAGGTGAAGATATTGTAAAAGCTCAGGTTGCAGGTGTTTTCGAAAACTTATTAGAAGTACACGAAGATTTCTTTGAATTTGATGATTCATTGATTCCTGATCTTTCTGAATTTACAAAAGAACAATTGGTGCACAAATTACTTCAGTTCCAGTTAAAAGATCTTGCTTTGTACTACAAAGACAGACATGATCTTCTGGAGCAGAAAATGAGCAGCAGAGATGATGACAGAGGAGGAAGAGACCGCGATAGAGGAAGAGATCGTGACAGAGGAAGAGACCGTGATAGAGGCCCAAGAGGAGACCGTGACGGAAGAAGCGAGAGAGGAAGAGGTGATCGTGGTGGAAAACCTAGACAAAGAGACGAAAACATGACTAGATTTTTCTTCAATCTTGGTAAAAAAGATCAGTTGAAAAAATTAGATGTTTTAGAAATCATCAACAAGGCTACTTCAAGCAAAGGAAATAAGAGAGCTGAAATTGGTAATATCGAAATTCTTGAAAAATTCTCATTCTTTGAGATTGAAAAATCTTATAAAAATGAGCTTTTAGGAAATATCCAATCAATGAAGTTCAAAGGAAAAGATATGAGAGCTGAAGAAGCTAACTAA